The following are encoded together in the Flavihumibacter fluvii genome:
- a CDS encoding sugar phosphate isomerase/epimerase family protein produces the protein MISRRKFLQNNSTIALGAFLLPTMDFGNDYIKNPGLQLYSVRKEMLEAPIPTLQKLSAMGIKQLESASSNKGHYYGLTPQEIRNIAKDLGMTVRSGHVQLDKNWAKTLEEAAAAGQEYIIVSSLPSEGQTIDNYKKVAEQFNDAGVEAKKLGLRFGYHNHDFEFEKENDTVLYDILLEETEPTFVCMELDLGWVVATGNDPLAYFKKYPGRFPLWHLKDMDLKKKISTEFGKGGLNIKSMFANATQSGLRYFFIEQEEYSVNAFESIQYDLNFLKSI, from the coding sequence ATGATCTCCAGAAGAAAATTCCTGCAAAACAACAGCACTATTGCATTAGGCGCATTCCTGCTTCCAACCATGGATTTCGGTAACGACTATATTAAAAACCCCGGCTTACAATTATATTCTGTCCGCAAGGAAATGCTGGAAGCCCCAATTCCAACATTACAGAAACTTTCTGCCATGGGGATCAAACAGCTGGAATCAGCCAGCAGCAATAAGGGGCATTATTATGGATTAACACCACAGGAGATCAGGAATATAGCTAAAGACCTGGGCATGACCGTTAGGAGCGGTCACGTTCAGCTGGATAAAAACTGGGCGAAGACTTTAGAGGAAGCGGCTGCAGCCGGACAGGAATACATTATTGTTTCAAGCCTGCCGTCAGAGGGCCAGACCATCGATAATTACAAAAAAGTAGCGGAGCAATTCAATGACGCCGGCGTTGAAGCAAAAAAACTAGGCCTCCGCTTTGGCTACCATAACCACGATTTTGAGTTTGAAAAGGAAAATGATACCGTGCTCTACGACATCCTGCTCGAAGAAACTGAACCAACTTTTGTCTGTATGGAACTTGACCTCGGCTGGGTAGTGGCAACAGGGAATGACCCGCTGGCCTACTTTAAAAAATACCCTGGCCGATTCCCACTCTGGCATTTGAAAGACATGGACCTGAAAAAGAAAATCAGTACGGAATTCGGCAAAGGCGGCCTTAATATTAAATCCATGTTTGCCAATGCAACACAAAGTGGATTGCGGTACTTCTTCATCGAACAGGAAGAATACAGTGTCAATGCTTTCGAGAGCATCCAATATGACCTGAATTTTTTAAAATCGATATAA
- a CDS encoding AGE family epimerase/isomerase, which yields MILPASAYIRLIFCCFLLQQYLFVGAQKNIADEMDKSITSELLNKWYPQCMDSIYGGYLTTYTYDFKQTGPQDKFIVTQARHTWTTANAALQYPGHKKMYLACAEHGYKYLRDVMWDKIYGGFYQMTDRKGQVINSGVAAKEAYGNAFAIYALAAYFKASNDTTALNLAKKTFAWLEANSHDPVLKGYFQHLSREGKPLVRSSGTSSLSELGYKDQNSSIHLLEAFTELYSVWPNPLLRERLIEMLLLIRDRITNQKGYLALFFQPDWTPINYRDSSRATILEHHNIDHVSFGHDIETAYLMLEASHVLGWKQDTITQRVAKAMVDHALENGWDPTVGGFYDEGYYFKGDNRITILKESKNWWAQAEGMNTLLLMALAYPKDPHHYQQKFTTQWNYINTYLTDHQFGDMYDAGLDKSPDRKTALKGHIWKATYHQYRAMHNCVERLRGSH from the coding sequence ATGATCTTACCGGCAAGCGCATACATCAGGCTCATCTTCTGCTGCTTTTTATTGCAACAATATTTATTTGTTGGTGCACAAAAAAATATTGCTGATGAAATGGATAAATCTATCACCAGTGAACTATTGAATAAATGGTATCCGCAATGCATGGATAGCATTTATGGCGGCTATTTAACGACCTATACCTACGATTTTAAACAAACAGGCCCCCAGGATAAATTCATTGTAACACAGGCCAGGCATACCTGGACCACTGCTAATGCAGCCCTGCAATATCCCGGCCACAAAAAAATGTACCTCGCCTGCGCAGAACATGGTTACAAATATTTACGCGACGTAATGTGGGACAAAATCTATGGTGGCTTTTACCAGATGACCGACCGCAAAGGGCAGGTCATCAACAGTGGTGTTGCAGCCAAGGAAGCCTATGGAAATGCTTTCGCCATCTATGCACTGGCAGCCTATTTTAAAGCATCCAATGACACAACGGCCCTTAACCTGGCGAAAAAAACATTTGCCTGGCTCGAAGCGAATAGCCATGATCCGGTGTTGAAAGGATATTTCCAGCATTTATCCCGTGAAGGAAAACCACTGGTCAGGAGCAGCGGCACTTCTTCCCTGAGTGAACTCGGCTACAAAGACCAGAATAGTTCTATCCACCTGCTGGAAGCATTTACTGAACTCTACAGTGTATGGCCTAACCCATTGCTCAGGGAAAGGCTTATTGAAATGCTCCTGCTCATCCGCGACAGGATCACCAATCAAAAAGGCTACCTGGCCTTATTCTTCCAGCCCGATTGGACACCCATAAACTATCGCGACTCATCACGTGCTACTATACTTGAACACCACAATATCGACCATGTTTCTTTTGGCCATGATATTGAAACAGCCTACCTGATGCTGGAGGCTTCACATGTTTTGGGATGGAAGCAAGATACCATCACACAAAGAGTCGCCAAAGCGATGGTTGACCATGCGCTTGAAAATGGCTGGGACCCTACAGTCGGTGGATTTTACGATGAAGGCTATTATTTTAAAGGCGACAACAGGATCACTATTTTAAAGGAATCAAAAAATTGGTGGGCCCAGGCTGAAGGCATGAATACCCTGTTACTCATGGCGCTAGCCTATCCAAAAGACCCTCACCATTACCAACAGAAATTCACCACCCAGTGGAATTATATCAATACCTACCTCACAGATCACCAATTTGGTGATATGTACGATGCCGGATTAGATAAAAGTCCCGACAGGAAAACGGCATTGAAAGGCCATATCTGGAAAGCCACTTACCACCAATACCGCGCAATGCACAATTGCGTGGAACGATTACGCGGATCACATTAA
- the ribD gene encoding bifunctional diaminohydroxyphosphoribosylaminopyrimidine deaminase/5-amino-6-(5-phosphoribosylamino)uracil reductase RibD, with product MTDHYPYMARCLQLAALGAGTVAPNPMVGAVLVHEGRIIGEGFHQQYGQAHAEVNCLHSVPEKDSILIPDSTLYVSLEPCAHFGKTPPCTELIIRHQIKTVVVGCRDPFAEVNGKGIEKLRGAGIQVVMGILEEECMQLNKRFFGFHTNKRPYTILKWAQSANHCIAGKDRQRVNISGELTNRLVHRWRVEEASIAVGTQTALIDQPALTARLWPGPQPTRILLDKQLVVPKSQAIFSAAAPTIVFNLLRSGVEGHVKYMQLLEAGSVVKQLLENLYALQIQSLIVEGGARFLQSFLDENAWDEARIITNTEMIISDGYAAPALNHGRLLYGEQIDADLVQYFTNS from the coding sequence ATGACTGACCATTATCCGTATATGGCCAGGTGCCTGCAGCTGGCGGCACTGGGAGCCGGGACTGTAGCACCCAACCCCATGGTGGGTGCAGTGCTGGTGCATGAAGGACGGATCATTGGTGAAGGGTTTCACCAGCAATATGGCCAGGCGCATGCTGAAGTCAATTGCCTGCATAGTGTACCGGAAAAGGATTCTATATTGATTCCCGATAGCACATTATATGTTTCGTTAGAGCCTTGTGCCCATTTTGGGAAGACGCCGCCTTGTACAGAACTCATCATACGGCACCAAATCAAAACAGTGGTCGTAGGTTGCCGGGATCCGTTTGCTGAAGTGAATGGAAAAGGTATTGAGAAATTGCGGGGAGCTGGCATTCAGGTGGTCATGGGAATTTTGGAAGAAGAGTGTATGCAATTGAATAAACGGTTCTTTGGTTTCCATACCAATAAGCGGCCATATACCATCCTGAAATGGGCACAGTCTGCCAACCATTGTATTGCCGGAAAAGACAGGCAAAGGGTGAATATATCTGGTGAGCTGACCAACAGGCTGGTGCACCGCTGGCGTGTTGAAGAAGCATCCATTGCAGTAGGTACGCAAACAGCCCTGATCGACCAGCCGGCATTAACAGCCCGCTTATGGCCCGGACCGCAACCAACAAGGATATTGCTTGATAAACAATTGGTTGTCCCGAAGAGCCAGGCGATATTTTCAGCAGCCGCCCCAACCATCGTGTTTAACCTCTTGAGATCCGGGGTAGAAGGCCATGTAAAATATATGCAGTTGCTGGAAGCGGGAAGTGTTGTAAAACAGCTCTTAGAAAACCTGTATGCCTTACAAATTCAATCACTGATCGTGGAAGGCGGTGCCAGGTTCCTGCAATCTTTTTTAGATGAAAATGCCTGGGATGAAGCCAGGATCATAACTAATACTGAAATGATCATTAGCGATGGATATGCAGCGCCTGCGCTGAATCATGGCCGGCTATTGTATGGTGAGCAAATTGACGCTGACCTGGTCCAATATTTCACCAATTCATAG